One genomic segment of Pseudonocardia sp. T1-2H includes these proteins:
- a CDS encoding sodium:solute symporter family protein: MLAQAQTDLRLDANTIDYLLVAFYFVLVLGIGFAARRSVSSSLDFLLSGRSMPAWVTGLAFISANLGALELIGMVANGAQYGIPTVHYYWIGAIPAMVFLALVMMPFYYGSKARSVPEFLYKRFNRTTQRVQAVIFALASILIAGVNLFSLGLLLEALLGWPLPLAIPVAALIVLAYTTLGGLSAAIYNEVLQFFVILALLIPLTIAGLNRVGGWSGLKQAVTDGPGGAEQLSAWPGTSLTEIANPVLSVVGLVFGLGFVLSFGYWTTNFAEVQRALSAKSMSAAKRTPLIGAFPKALIPLVIVIPGMVAAVLVPQLSALKAGQPSDVTYNNALSLLMKEVLPNGILGVAIAGLLAAFMAGMAANISSFNTVFTYDIWQDWVRRGRSDRYYLQVGRWVTVIGCVLAIGTAFIASGSSNLMDYIQSLFSFFNAPLFAIFILGLFWRRMTGTSAWIGLLSGTAAAVVVNILVSTGVLALSSQAGSFVGASAAFVVGIVVAVIVSQVTQPKTETELVGLVWSLTSKADRQHTSDGEDSGWYRRPGVLGGGVLALTVVLYVIFS; encoded by the coding sequence ATGCTCGCGCAGGCCCAGACCGATCTCAGACTCGACGCGAACACGATCGACTACCTGCTCGTCGCCTTCTACTTCGTCCTGGTGCTGGGGATCGGGTTCGCCGCGCGGCGCTCGGTCTCCTCCAGCCTGGACTTCCTGCTCTCCGGCCGCTCGATGCCGGCGTGGGTGACCGGACTGGCCTTCATCTCGGCCAACCTCGGTGCGCTCGAACTGATCGGCATGGTGGCGAACGGGGCCCAGTACGGCATCCCGACCGTCCACTACTACTGGATCGGCGCCATCCCGGCGATGGTGTTCCTCGCCCTGGTGATGATGCCGTTCTACTACGGCTCCAAGGCCCGCAGCGTCCCCGAGTTCCTCTACAAGAGGTTCAACCGGACCACGCAGCGCGTGCAGGCCGTGATCTTCGCGCTCGCGTCGATCCTGATCGCGGGCGTCAACCTCTTCTCGCTCGGCCTGCTGCTCGAGGCCCTGCTCGGCTGGCCGCTCCCGCTGGCCATCCCGGTCGCGGCGCTGATCGTGCTCGCGTACACCACCCTCGGCGGCCTCTCGGCGGCGATCTACAACGAGGTGCTGCAGTTCTTCGTGATCCTGGCTCTGCTCATCCCGCTGACCATCGCGGGCCTCAACCGCGTCGGCGGCTGGAGCGGCCTCAAGCAGGCCGTGACCGACGGCCCCGGCGGCGCCGAGCAGCTGAGCGCCTGGCCCGGGACGTCGCTCACGGAGATCGCGAATCCGGTGCTCTCGGTGGTGGGCCTGGTGTTCGGCCTCGGCTTCGTGCTCTCGTTCGGCTACTGGACGACGAACTTCGCCGAGGTCCAGCGCGCCCTTTCCGCGAAGAGCATGTCCGCGGCCAAGCGCACGCCGCTGATCGGGGCGTTCCCGAAGGCGCTGATCCCGCTCGTCATCGTCATCCCCGGCATGGTCGCCGCGGTGCTGGTCCCCCAGCTCAGTGCCCTCAAGGCCGGCCAGCCCAGCGACGTCACCTACAACAACGCGCTGTCGCTGCTGATGAAGGAGGTCCTGCCGAACGGGATCCTCGGCGTCGCGATCGCGGGTCTGCTGGCCGCGTTCATGGCCGGCATGGCCGCGAACATCAGCTCGTTCAACACCGTCTTCACCTACGACATCTGGCAGGACTGGGTGCGGCGCGGCCGCTCGGACCGGTACTACCTGCAGGTCGGGCGCTGGGTCACGGTGATCGGTTGTGTACTGGCGATCGGGACGGCGTTCATCGCGTCCGGCTCGTCCAACCTCATGGACTACATCCAGTCGCTGTTCAGCTTCTTCAACGCGCCGCTGTTCGCGATCTTCATCCTCGGCCTGTTCTGGCGGCGGATGACCGGCACGTCGGCCTGGATCGGGCTGCTGTCCGGCACGGCCGCGGCGGTCGTGGTGAACATCCTGGTCAGCACCGGTGTGCTGGCGCTCTCGAGCCAGGCGGGCAGCTTCGTCGGGGCGAGCGCGGCGTTCGTGGTCGGCATCGTCGTGGCCGTGATCGTCTCGCAGGTCACGCAGCCGAAGACCGAGACCGAGCTCGTCGGCCTGGTGTGGAGCCTGACGTCGAAGGCGGACCGGCAGCACACCTCCGACGGCGAGGACTCCGGGTGGTACCGGCGTCCGGGCGTCCTCGGCGGCGGCGTGCTCGCGCTGACCGTCGTCCTCTACGTCATCTTCAGCTGA
- a CDS encoding YigZ family protein encodes MRVIARDGVHEIEIQRSRFRCALARVSDDEQAAAFIAGVRREHWDATHNCSAFRVGPDGGSQRSSDDGEPGGTAGVPMLEVLLRRELTDVAAVVTRWFGGIKLGAGGLVRAYGRSVSEAVDALGTLRRVRHTEMLLAVEHAEAGRVQNALLTASCRVVDVEYGADAVLTVQVPSDEVAPFRARLAELTAGTVEALITREVDVDVPG; translated from the coding sequence CTGCGCGTGATCGCCCGCGACGGCGTCCACGAGATCGAGATCCAGCGGTCGCGGTTCCGGTGCGCCCTCGCCCGCGTGTCCGACGACGAGCAGGCCGCCGCGTTCATCGCCGGCGTCCGCCGCGAGCACTGGGACGCCACGCACAACTGCTCCGCGTTCCGGGTCGGCCCGGACGGCGGCTCCCAGCGCTCCAGCGACGACGGCGAGCCCGGTGGCACGGCGGGCGTCCCGATGCTGGAGGTGCTGCTGCGCCGCGAGCTGACCGACGTCGCCGCCGTCGTGACCCGATGGTTCGGCGGGATCAAGCTGGGTGCGGGCGGCCTCGTCCGGGCGTACGGGAGGTCCGTCTCCGAGGCGGTGGACGCCCTCGGGACGCTGCGCCGGGTCCGGCACACCGAGATGCTGCTCGCCGTCGAGCACGCGGAGGCGGGCCGGGTGCAGAACGCGCTGCTCACGGCGTCGTGCCGGGTGGTCGACGTGGAGTACGGCGCCGACGCCGTCCTCACCGTCCAGGTGCCGAGCGACGAGGTGGCGCCGTTCCGGGCCCGGCTCGCCGAGCTCACCGCGGGCACGGTCGAGGCCCTGATCACCCGCGAGGTCGACGTCGACGTCCCGGGCTGA
- a CDS encoding UdgX family uracil-DNA binding protein (This protein belongs to the uracil DNA glycosylase superfamily, members of which act in excision repair of DNA. However, it belongs more specifically to UdgX branch, whose founding member was found to bind uracil in DNA (where it does not belong), without cleaving it, appears to promote DNA repair by a pathway involving RecA, rather than base excision.): protein MTDPATIAPEVTDLDALRAAAKDCTGCELHECAGPAVVGAGSAGAWLMLVGEQPGDQEDKAGEPFVGPAGKLLDRALEQAGIERDTVYVTNAVKHFRFEQRGKRRIHKTPAVGHIRACRPWLDAELRIVDPPVVGVLGGVAGKALLGPKFKITEHRGEVLEWEGRVLVPTVHPSSVLRGEPERREEAFDALVADLKVVAAQRR, encoded by the coding sequence ATGACCGATCCCGCGACGATCGCACCCGAGGTCACCGACCTCGACGCCCTGCGCGCCGCCGCGAAGGACTGCACCGGCTGCGAGCTGCACGAATGCGCCGGGCCGGCCGTCGTGGGGGCCGGGTCCGCGGGAGCCTGGCTGATGCTGGTGGGGGAACAGCCGGGGGACCAGGAGGACAAGGCGGGGGAGCCGTTCGTGGGGCCCGCGGGGAAGCTGCTGGACCGGGCGCTGGAGCAGGCCGGGATCGAGCGGGACACCGTGTACGTCACCAACGCCGTCAAGCACTTCCGGTTCGAGCAGCGCGGGAAGCGACGGATCCACAAGACCCCGGCCGTCGGGCACATCCGCGCCTGCCGGCCGTGGCTGGACGCCGAGCTGCGGATCGTCGACCCGCCGGTGGTCGGGGTGCTGGGCGGCGTCGCCGGGAAGGCGTTGCTCGGGCCGAAGTTCAAGATCACCGAACACCGCGGCGAGGTCCTGGAGTGGGAGGGTCGGGTGCTCGTGCCGACCGTGCATCCGTCGTCCGTGCTGCGGGGTGAGCCGGAGAGGCGCGAGGAGGCGTTCGACGCCCTCGTCGCGGACCTGAAGGTGGTCGCCGCGCAGCGCCGCTGA
- a CDS encoding sugar phosphate isomerase/epimerase family protein gives MKLALDPQMFYATHSVLELPDVVARMGYEYMELSPKADFVPFFSHPRADDATVAALRKRAADAGVTIASVLPVLRWSGPGEDERQAAVRAWKRAVQITVDLGVDVMNSEFNGRPEAPELAESQFLRSMDELIPVFEREGVKLVLEPHPDDFIEDGHAAVNMVRGLNKEWISFLYCTPHTFHQGNDAAGIVADAAAKLTYVHLADTLDHTASNGLRYIVNPPGSTVRVHQHAEIGRGEVDFDEVFAALAGVGFDGVVSSCVFGWEEQAEEISVRQREKASALIAKHFS, from the coding sequence GTGAAGCTCGCGCTCGACCCGCAGATGTTCTACGCGACTCATTCGGTGTTGGAGCTGCCGGACGTGGTGGCGCGCATGGGCTACGAGTACATGGAGCTCTCGCCGAAGGCGGACTTCGTCCCGTTCTTCTCCCACCCGCGGGCGGACGACGCGACGGTCGCCGCGCTGCGCAAGCGGGCCGCGGACGCCGGGGTCACGATCGCCTCGGTGCTGCCGGTGCTGCGCTGGTCCGGCCCCGGCGAGGACGAGCGGCAGGCCGCGGTCCGTGCCTGGAAGCGAGCCGTCCAGATCACCGTCGACCTCGGCGTGGACGTCATGAACTCCGAGTTCAACGGCCGCCCGGAGGCGCCGGAGCTGGCGGAGAGCCAGTTCCTGCGCTCGATGGACGAGCTGATCCCGGTGTTCGAGCGGGAGGGCGTGAAGCTCGTCCTCGAACCCCACCCGGACGACTTCATCGAGGACGGCCACGCCGCGGTGAACATGGTGCGCGGGCTCAACAAGGAGTGGATCTCCTTCCTCTACTGCACCCCGCACACCTTCCACCAGGGGAACGACGCGGCGGGGATCGTCGCCGACGCCGCCGCCAAGCTCACCTACGTGCACCTGGCGGACACCCTGGACCACACGGCGTCGAACGGCCTGCGCTACATCGTGAACCCGCCCGGCTCCACCGTCCGGGTGCACCAGCACGCCGAGATCGGCCGCGGCGAGGTCGACTTCGACGAGGTCTTCGCCGCCCTCGCCGGGGTGGGTTTCGACGGCGTGGTGTCCAGCTGCGTGTTCGGCTGGGAGGAGCAGGCGGAGGAGATCAGCGTCCGGCAGCGGGAGAAGGCGAGCGCGCTCATCGCGAAGCACTTCTCGTAG
- a CDS encoding Gfo/Idh/MocA family protein, producing the protein MSDLKVAVIGVGKMGAFHVDSLTRRTRGAQVVAVNDFSPERAAEIAGPIGARVVADPFEAIGAADVDAVVLASPGFAHEKQVLACLERGIPVLCEKPLTMDGPTSYEVVRAEAETGRSLIQVGFMRRFDTEYAGLRSLIESGDLGAPLMLHCTHRNPEVPDSFTSEMAMADSVVHEADCTRFLLGEEVVAVTVLKGTPTSSAPAGVSDPMLVLFETESGRLVTVESFVRTGVAYEVRTELVAERGQATIGLDQNLQVKQAGRWGGTISPDFVVRFGAAYDTQMQRWVDAAAQGTIDGAGSWDGYAAAAICEAGVEAVRSGRRTEVKLEARP; encoded by the coding sequence ATGTCTGATCTCAAGGTCGCCGTCATCGGTGTCGGCAAGATGGGCGCGTTCCACGTCGACAGCCTGACGAGGCGCACCCGCGGCGCGCAGGTCGTCGCGGTCAACGACTTCTCCCCGGAGCGGGCGGCCGAGATCGCCGGCCCGATCGGGGCGCGCGTCGTGGCGGACCCGTTCGAGGCCATCGGCGCCGCCGACGTCGACGCGGTCGTGCTCGCCAGCCCCGGCTTCGCGCACGAGAAGCAGGTCCTCGCCTGCCTCGAGCGCGGGATCCCGGTGCTCTGCGAGAAGCCGCTGACCATGGACGGCCCGACCTCCTACGAGGTCGTCCGCGCCGAGGCCGAGACCGGTCGCTCGCTCATCCAGGTCGGCTTCATGCGCCGCTTCGACACCGAGTACGCGGGCCTGCGTTCGCTGATCGAGAGCGGCGACCTGGGCGCGCCGCTGATGCTGCACTGCACCCACCGCAACCCCGAGGTCCCGGACTCCTTCACCTCGGAGATGGCGATGGCGGACTCGGTCGTGCACGAGGCGGACTGCACCCGCTTCCTGCTCGGCGAGGAGGTCGTCGCGGTGACGGTGCTGAAGGGCACGCCCACATCGTCGGCGCCGGCCGGGGTCAGCGACCCGATGCTCGTGCTGTTCGAGACCGAGTCCGGCCGCCTGGTGACTGTCGAGAGCTTCGTGCGGACCGGGGTGGCCTACGAGGTGCGCACCGAGCTCGTCGCGGAGCGCGGGCAGGCGACGATCGGCCTGGACCAGAACCTGCAGGTCAAGCAGGCCGGACGCTGGGGCGGAACGATCTCCCCGGACTTCGTCGTCCGGTTCGGGGCCGCCTACGACACCCAGATGCAGCGCTGGGTCGACGCCGCCGCGCAGGGCACGATCGACGGCGCCGGCTCGTGGGACGGCTACGCGGCCGCCGCGATCTGCGAGGCCGGCGTCGAGGCCGTCCGGTCCGGCCGGCGCACCGAGGTGAAGCTGGAGGCGCGGCCGTGA
- a CDS encoding sugar phosphate isomerase/epimerase family protein has protein sequence MTASSTIRIGSAPDSWGVWFPSDPAQTPADRFLSEVSGAGYEWIELGPYGYLSTDAAELADQLEKHSLKVSAGTVFEHLHRPDSWEDVWKQVTDVAALTAVVGGKHIVVIPDTWRDHKTGAPLEDRSLSDERWGLLTTGMDELGRRILEEYGLHVQFHSHADSHVGYQHEIERFVQNTNPEYVNLCLDTGHVSYYGGDNLELIRKYPQRIGYLHLKQVDPAVIARVEAEDLPFPEAVRLGAMIEPPLGVPDMPSLLAAVEELGTDIFAIVEQDMYPCPPEHPLPIAQRTHTYLAGCGGRSLSMGTPRA, from the coding sequence GTGACCGCATCATCGACGATCCGAATCGGCTCGGCGCCCGATTCCTGGGGCGTCTGGTTCCCCTCCGACCCCGCGCAGACCCCGGCCGACCGGTTCCTCTCCGAGGTCTCCGGGGCCGGCTACGAGTGGATCGAGCTCGGCCCCTACGGATACCTGTCGACGGACGCGGCCGAGCTGGCCGACCAGCTCGAGAAGCACTCGCTGAAGGTCTCCGCGGGCACCGTCTTCGAGCACCTGCACCGGCCGGACTCGTGGGAGGACGTCTGGAAGCAGGTCACCGACGTCGCCGCGCTGACCGCGGTCGTCGGCGGCAAGCACATCGTGGTCATCCCGGACACCTGGCGGGACCACAAGACCGGTGCGCCGCTGGAGGACCGCAGCCTCTCCGACGAGCGGTGGGGCCTGCTGACCACCGGGATGGACGAGCTGGGCCGCCGGATCCTCGAGGAGTACGGCCTGCACGTGCAGTTCCACAGCCACGCGGACAGCCACGTCGGCTACCAGCACGAGATCGAGCGGTTCGTGCAGAACACGAACCCCGAGTACGTCAACCTCTGTCTGGACACCGGGCACGTCTCCTACTACGGCGGGGACAATCTCGAGCTGATCCGCAAGTACCCGCAGCGCATCGGCTACCTGCACCTCAAGCAGGTCGACCCGGCCGTCATCGCCCGCGTCGAGGCCGAGGACCTGCCGTTCCCCGAGGCCGTGCGGCTCGGCGCCATGATCGAGCCGCCGCTCGGCGTGCCGGACATGCCGTCGCTGCTGGCCGCCGTCGAGGAGCTGGGCACCGACATCTTCGCGATCGTCGAGCAGGACATGTACCCCTGCCCGCCGGAGCACCCGCTGCCCATCGCGCAGCGCACGCACACCTACCTGGCGGGATGCGGCGGCCGGTCGCTCTCCATGGGGACCCCGCGGGCCTGA
- a CDS encoding LacI family DNA-binding transcriptional regulator, with protein sequence MGSAEGRRRPTMVDVAARAGVSRALVSLVFRDAPGASAESREKVLRAAEELGYRPDNAARLLARGRSRTLGVLMTVREPFEADLVEVIYPEAERRGYDVLLSASTPGRDEAKAVEALLAHRCEGVILLGPVVDDAFLDELGARAVAVVVGRGAGGAAVDSVRSADAEGMRQAVDHLVGLGHRRIVHVDGGPSGPNARVRREGYVAAMRAHGLDRDVRILPGAYHEDAGIAAGRMLLAEDSLPTAVIAANDRCAIGLLDTLRRAGVDVPAEVSVVGYNDDHLAHLSHVDLTTVRQDAAGLAQNAVRAAVERLEEEVPPREVVLPGPGRAGHDRPTPPLTRRFAGPGPWPNVCVGPRSCA encoded by the coding sequence GTGGGAAGCGCGGAAGGCCGGCGGCGACCGACGATGGTCGACGTCGCCGCGCGCGCCGGCGTCTCCCGCGCCCTGGTCTCCCTGGTGTTCCGGGACGCCCCGGGAGCCAGCGCGGAGAGCCGCGAGAAGGTGCTGCGCGCCGCGGAGGAGCTGGGCTACCGCCCGGACAACGCCGCCCGCCTGCTCGCCCGGGGCCGCAGCCGCACCCTCGGGGTGCTGATGACGGTGCGCGAGCCGTTCGAGGCGGACCTCGTCGAGGTGATCTACCCGGAGGCCGAACGCCGCGGCTACGACGTGCTGCTCTCGGCGAGCACTCCCGGCCGCGACGAGGCCAAGGCCGTCGAGGCGCTGCTCGCGCACCGCTGCGAGGGCGTGATCCTGCTGGGCCCGGTCGTCGACGACGCCTTCCTCGACGAGCTCGGTGCCCGCGCCGTCGCCGTCGTCGTGGGGCGCGGCGCGGGCGGGGCCGCGGTGGACAGCGTCCGCAGCGCCGATGCCGAGGGGATGCGCCAGGCCGTCGACCATCTCGTCGGGCTCGGGCACCGGCGGATCGTGCACGTCGACGGCGGGCCCAGCGGCCCGAACGCCCGCGTCCGGCGCGAGGGCTACGTCGCCGCCATGCGCGCCCACGGGCTGGACCGCGACGTGCGGATCCTCCCCGGGGCGTACCACGAGGACGCGGGGATCGCCGCCGGCCGGATGCTGCTCGCCGAGGACTCGCTCCCCACGGCGGTGATCGCGGCCAACGACCGCTGCGCCATCGGCCTGCTGGACACTCTGCGCCGCGCGGGCGTCGACGTCCCGGCCGAGGTCTCGGTCGTCGGCTACAACGACGACCACCTCGCGCACCTCTCCCACGTCGACCTGACGACCGTCCGCCAGGACGCCGCGGGCCTCGCGCAGAACGCCGTCCGGGCGGCCGTCGAACGCCTGGAGGAGGAGGTCCCACCGCGCGAGGTGGTCCTCCCCGGCCCTGGTCGTGCGGGGCACGACCGGCCCACCCCGCCGCTGACGCGCAGGTTCGCGGGCCCAGGCCCATGGCCGAACGTGTGCGTCGGCCCGCGATCCTGTGCCTGA
- the paaE gene encoding 1,2-phenylacetyl-CoA epoxidase subunit PaaE translates to MTAATTEVVEPRTSGFHPLRVAAVERLCEDAVAVTFDVPESLKQAYAFRPGQYLTLRQRTPDGEERRSYSICAPAGAAPRVGVRRVADGLFSEWLVDRLEAGDEVEVGPPAGAFTPELEAGTHHGLIAAGSGITPVLSIAASLLAAHDDTRVTLLYGNRRTDTVMFTEEIADLKNAHGPRLHLLNVLSREPTEAEILNGRLDAERMRTLFGALVDVEGVEHWWLCGPLGMTEDAVAVLTELGVDRKRVHRELFYVDEPPPELHRAEDDVVLDGESSEVTVVLNGRSTPLTLPRDETVLDAAQKVRGDLPFACKGGVCGTCRAKVTAGDVTMRRNFALEDEEVEAGFVLTCQTLPVSDEVTVDYDA, encoded by the coding sequence ATGACGGCCGCCACCACCGAGGTCGTCGAGCCGCGGACCAGCGGTTTCCACCCGCTGCGGGTCGCGGCCGTCGAGCGCCTCTGCGAGGACGCCGTCGCCGTCACCTTCGACGTCCCGGAGTCGCTGAAGCAGGCCTACGCCTTCCGCCCCGGCCAGTACCTGACCCTGCGCCAGCGGACGCCGGACGGGGAGGAGCGCCGCTCGTACTCGATCTGCGCGCCGGCCGGCGCCGCCCCGCGGGTCGGCGTCCGGCGCGTCGCGGACGGGTTGTTCTCCGAGTGGCTGGTCGACCGGCTCGAGGCCGGGGACGAGGTCGAGGTCGGGCCGCCCGCGGGCGCGTTCACCCCGGAGCTCGAGGCGGGCACGCACCACGGGCTGATCGCCGCCGGCTCGGGCATCACCCCGGTGCTGTCCATTGCCGCGTCCCTGCTGGCCGCGCACGACGACACCCGCGTCACGCTGCTCTACGGCAACCGCCGCACGGACACCGTCATGTTCACCGAGGAGATCGCGGACCTCAAGAACGCGCACGGCCCGCGGCTGCACCTGCTCAACGTGCTCTCCCGCGAACCCACCGAGGCGGAGATCCTCAACGGCCGGCTCGACGCGGAGCGGATGCGGACCCTGTTCGGTGCGCTGGTCGACGTCGAGGGCGTCGAGCACTGGTGGCTCTGCGGCCCGCTCGGCATGACCGAGGACGCCGTCGCGGTGCTCACCGAGCTCGGGGTGGACCGGAAGCGGGTGCACCGCGAGCTGTTCTACGTCGACGAGCCGCCGCCGGAGCTGCACCGCGCGGAGGACGACGTCGTCCTCGACGGCGAGAGCAGCGAGGTCACCGTCGTCCTGAACGGACGGTCCACCCCACTCACCCTGCCCCGCGACGAGACCGTGCTCGACGCCGCGCAGAAGGTCCGCGGGGACCTACCGTTCGCCTGCAAGGGCGGGGTCTGCGGGACCTGCCGGGCCAAGGTCACCGCCGGGGACGTCACCATGCGCCGCAACTTCGCGCTGGAGGACGAGGAGGTCGAGGCCGGCTTCGTGCTGACCTGCCAGACCCTCCCGGTCTCCGACGAGGTCACCGTCGACTACGACGCCTGA
- the paaC gene encoding 1,2-phenylacetyl-CoA epoxidase subunit PaaC, protein MSIHHTDVEEHDATNAYQSLSETTDHDDPRWAFGTGIVEEAGAEITSPAPVGVDAADLAAYCLMLGDDALIYSHRLSEWVSNAPELEEEVALANTALDLLGQARVLLARAGHVEGGNRDEDALAYLRPEAEFRNVGLAELSDDLDFARCIARLLIFSTWRLALLHRLLGSADPVVAAVAGKGVKEITYHRDYAARWTLRLGDGTAESHRRMQAAIDAVWPYLGELFRTSDEERRLIAAGVAVDPADTREEVDAVLDQVLDKATLTRPDRPFIGTIGGRSGRQGVHTEHLGHALAEMQSLARRHPGATW, encoded by the coding sequence GTGAGCATCCACCACACGGACGTCGAGGAGCACGACGCCACCAACGCGTACCAGTCGCTGTCCGAGACCACCGACCACGACGACCCGCGCTGGGCGTTCGGGACGGGGATCGTCGAGGAGGCCGGCGCGGAGATCACCTCGCCGGCGCCCGTCGGCGTCGACGCGGCCGACCTCGCCGCGTACTGCCTGATGCTGGGCGACGACGCGTTGATCTACAGCCACCGGCTCTCGGAGTGGGTCTCGAACGCCCCGGAGCTGGAGGAGGAGGTCGCGCTGGCGAACACCGCGCTGGACCTGCTCGGCCAGGCCCGGGTGCTGCTCGCCCGGGCCGGGCACGTCGAGGGCGGGAACCGGGACGAGGACGCCCTGGCCTACCTGCGCCCGGAGGCGGAGTTCCGCAACGTCGGGCTGGCCGAGCTGTCCGACGACCTGGACTTCGCCCGCTGCATAGCCCGCCTGCTGATCTTCTCGACCTGGCGGCTGGCGCTGCTGCACCGGCTGCTCGGTTCGGCGGACCCGGTCGTCGCCGCGGTCGCGGGCAAGGGAGTCAAGGAGATCACCTACCACCGGGACTACGCGGCTCGCTGGACGTTGCGGCTCGGCGACGGGACCGCGGAGTCCCACCGGCGCATGCAGGCCGCGATCGACGCGGTCTGGCCGTACCTCGGCGAGCTGTTCCGGACCTCCGACGAGGAGCGTCGGCTGATCGCGGCCGGGGTCGCGGTGGACCCGGCGGACACCCGCGAAGAGGTCGACGCGGTCCTGGACCAGGTCCTGGACAAGGCCACCCTGACCCGTCCGGACAGGCCGTTCATCGGGACCATCGGCGGTCGCAGCGGCCGGCAGGGCGTGCACACCGAGCACCTCGGCCATGCCCTCGCGGAGATGCAGAGCCTCGCCCGCCGGCATCCGGGGGCGACGTGGTGA
- the paaB gene encoding 1,2-phenylacetyl-CoA epoxidase subunit PaaB, translating into MSEDFTAEGGHGAVPTEGVETGQGKPARRTWPLYEVFVRGKRGLNHVHVGSLHAADDEMALHNARDVYTRRNEGVSIWVVKAEHITASSPAEKDPFFAPAGDKVYRHPTFYAIPEEVPHL; encoded by the coding sequence ATGAGTGAGGACTTCACGGCGGAGGGCGGCCACGGAGCCGTCCCGACCGAGGGCGTGGAGACCGGGCAGGGGAAGCCGGCGCGCCGTACCTGGCCGCTCTACGAGGTGTTCGTGCGCGGCAAGCGCGGGCTGAACCACGTGCATGTCGGCTCGCTGCACGCGGCGGACGACGAGATGGCCCTGCACAACGCGCGGGACGTCTACACCCGGCGCAACGAGGGCGTGTCGATCTGGGTGGTGAAGGCGGAGCACATCACCGCGTCCAGCCCGGCGGAGAAGGATCCGTTCTTCGCGCCGGCGGGGGACAAGGTCTACCGGCACCCGACGTTCTACGCGATCCCGGAGGAGGTGCCGCACCTGTGA
- the paaA gene encoding 1,2-phenylacetyl-CoA epoxidase subunit PaaA — translation MTVTDERPHRALEEGFDATIAADQRIEPRDWMPEAYRKTLIRQIAQHAHSEIIGMQPEGNWILRAPSLRRKAILLAKVQDEAGHGMYLYAAAETLGVDREELTEKLIESRQKYSSIFNYPTLTYADIGVIGWLVDGAAICNQVPLCRCSYGPYARAMIRICKEESFHQRQGFELLLAMVNGTDAQREMVQESVNRWWWPSLMMFGPPDDDSPNSAQSMAWGIKRHTNDELRQRFVDMSVPQAAALGVTLPDPDLVWNDERQAHDYGEPDWAEFKAVIGGSGPANAQRIAHRRRAHENGAWVREAAQAYADKHAGATA, via the coding sequence ATGACGGTGACCGACGAGCGTCCCCACCGCGCTCTCGAGGAAGGGTTCGACGCGACCATCGCGGCGGACCAGCGGATCGAGCCGCGGGACTGGATGCCCGAGGCCTACCGCAAGACGCTGATCCGGCAGATCGCCCAGCACGCGCACTCCGAGATCATCGGGATGCAGCCGGAGGGGAACTGGATCCTGCGCGCGCCGTCGTTGCGCCGCAAGGCCATCCTGCTGGCGAAGGTGCAGGACGAGGCCGGGCACGGGATGTACCTCTACGCGGCGGCGGAGACCCTCGGTGTGGATCGCGAGGAGCTCACCGAGAAGCTGATCGAGTCCAGGCAGAAGTACTCCTCGATCTTCAACTACCCGACGTTGACGTATGCGGACATCGGCGTCATCGGCTGGCTGGTCGACGGGGCGGCGATCTGCAACCAGGTCCCGTTGTGCCGCTGTTCCTACGGCCCGTACGCACGCGCCATGATCCGGATCTGCAAGGAGGAGTCGTTCCATCAGCGGCAGGGCTTCGAGCTGCTGCTGGCGATGGTGAACGGCACGGATGCGCAGCGGGAGATGGTGCAGGAGTCGGTGAACCGCTGGTGGTGGCCGTCGCTGATGATGTTCGGCCCGCCGGACGACGACTCGCCGAACTCGGCGCAGTCGATGGCGTGGGGGATCAAGCGGCACACGAACGACGAGCTGCGGCAGCGGTTCGTCGACATGTCCGTCCCGCAGGCCGCGGCGCTGGGCGTCACGCTCCCGGACCCGGACCTGGTCTGGAACGACGAGCGGCAGGCGCACGACTACGGCGAGCCGGACTGGGCGGAGTTCAAGGCGGTGATCGGCGGCTCGGGCCCGGCGAACGCGCAGCGGATCGCGCACCGGCGCCGCGCGCACGAGAACGGGGCCTGGGTCCGCGAGGCGGCGCAGGCGTATGCGGACAAGCACGCGGGGGCGACGGCATGA